One window of Sardina pilchardus chromosome 2, fSarPil1.1, whole genome shotgun sequence genomic DNA carries:
- the LOC134063737 gene encoding chemokine XC receptor 1-like translates to MELNGTTTTVGWNYSDEPEPLEDVSGFHGPFSAVCYSLIFCVSLTGNSFLLWTLLRQEDLRQTSSLLLLHLTVSDLIFTMPLPIWAAYHIHGWVMGEVACRLVGGIFFLGSYSYMAFLTAMTVHRYRAVVHAVTASSFKPNVHLLSGGLWVFCLAFSVPEMVFSGTKDVGDFVDCSQNYGSHMPEYLMDYIQITTFFLLPFIVITFCYSRMWFRIRKCRMKKKNQAVRLIFIIVMGFFVCWAPYNVILILTLHNLISDQGYAYAISHTLAYSHCCLSPLIHILGSGKIRGRLSGSFRWLSVRDRPQTLSTHTHEIGL, encoded by the coding sequence ATGGAATTAAATGGAACAACGACAACTGTTGGTTGGAACTACTCTGATGAGCCAGAGCCGCTCGAGGACGTGAGTGGCTTCCATGGGCCTTTCTCTGCTGTCTGCTACAGCCTGATCTTCTGCGTCAGCCTGACTGGGAACAGCTTCCTGCTCTGGACCCTCCTGCGGCAGGAGGACCTGAGGCAGACGtccagcctgctgctgctgcacctcaCTGTGTCCGACCTCATCTTCACCATGCCGCTTCCAATCTGGGCAGCGTATCACATCCACGGCTGGGTGATGGGCGAGGTGGCATGCAGGCTCGTGGGTGGCATATTTTTCCTGGGTTCATACAGCTACATGGCCTTCCTCACAGCCATGACTGTGCACCGGTACAGGGCGGTCGTGCACGCCGTCACAGCGTCCTCCTTCAAGCCCAATGTTCACCTTCTGAGTGGCGGCCTGTGGGTCTTCTGCTTGGCCTTCAGCGTACCCGAGATGGTGTTCTCAGGGACAAAGGATGTAGGTGACTTTGTGGACTGCAGCCAGAACTACGGATCACACATGCCAGAGTATCTCATGGATTACATTCAGATTACAACTTTCTTCTTGTTACCATTTATTGTCATCACATTTTGCTACTCACGGATGTGGTTTCGTATTCGGAAATGcaggatgaagaagaagaaccaGGCAGTGAGGCTGATCTTCATCATTGTAATGGGCTTCTTTGTCTGCTGGGCACCATACAATGTCATCCTCATCCTGACCCTCCATAACCTGATATCTGACCAAGGTTATGCCTACGCCATCTCCCACACCCTGGCCTACTCCCACTGTTGCCTCAGCCCCCTCATCCACATCTTGGGCTCAGGCAAAATCAGAGGACGCCTCTCTGGTAGCTTCCGGTGGCTGTCCGTCAGAGACAGGCCCCAgactctcagcacacacacccatgaaaTTGGTCTGTAG